One segment of Drosophila ananassae strain 14024-0371.13 chromosome 3R, ASM1763931v2, whole genome shotgun sequence DNA contains the following:
- the LOC6498057 gene encoding protein drumstick encodes MFAVMRIDNDDCRSDFRRKMRPKCEFICKYCQRRFTKPYNLMIHERTHKSPEITYSCEVCGKYFKQRDNLRQHRCSQCVWR; translated from the exons ATGTTTGCTGTAATGCGAATCGACAACGATGACTGCCGGTCCGATTTCCGCCGCAAGATGCGTCCGAAGTGCGAGTTCATTTGCAAGTACTGCCAGCGGCGATTCACCAAGCCGTACAACCTGATGATCCACGAGCGCACCCACAAGTCCCCCGAGATCACCTACTCGTGCGAGGTATGCGGCAAGTACTTCAAGCAGCGCGACAACCTGCGCCAGCACAG ATGTAGTCAGTGTGTTTGGCGATAA